One window from the genome of Pseudoalteromonas sp. '520P1 No. 423' encodes:
- a CDS encoding cytochrome-c peroxidase, translating into MRILTVLFIILSILIFSFAPFSYAQEPLLPLNITEENQSKIQLGKQLFNDVLLSKNRMFSCASCHHADKAYSDGKAFSLGADGKPLSMNTPSLEYLGLNYYFTWTGKFSSLNKHLDMLITSPKIMNNTWETIIKRLSNTQHYPLLFTKAGYFKIAPETVRDAIISFELSLSKPSRFDLYLQGDTQQLTTEEIKGYQLFKDYGCSSCHQGMNVGGNMRQKFGVMRPYFNESNIKLRDYGYFNTSKNESDKYFFRVPSLRNVSKTAPYFHDASAKTLTKAIKIMFKYQLGIYPSDQDVKNIEAFLMSLDAIYE; encoded by the coding sequence ATGCGTATTTTAACTGTCCTTTTTATAATTTTATCAATTTTAATTTTTTCATTCGCTCCCTTTTCTTATGCTCAAGAGCCTTTACTGCCTTTAAATATTACTGAAGAAAATCAATCGAAAATTCAATTAGGCAAGCAGTTATTTAATGACGTTTTATTATCAAAAAACCGAATGTTCTCATGTGCTAGCTGCCATCATGCAGATAAAGCATATTCAGATGGTAAAGCTTTTTCTTTAGGCGCTGATGGCAAACCATTATCTATGAATACGCCTAGTTTAGAGTATTTGGGTTTAAACTATTATTTCACTTGGACTGGAAAGTTCAGTAGCTTAAATAAGCATCTAGATATGTTAATTACCAGCCCAAAAATAATGAACAATACTTGGGAAACTATCATAAAAAGACTCTCGAATACGCAACATTACCCATTGCTATTTACCAAAGCAGGATATTTTAAAATTGCTCCAGAAACGGTCCGAGACGCCATCATCTCATTTGAATTAAGTTTATCAAAACCTTCTAGATTTGATTTATATCTTCAAGGTGATACCCAACAACTAACAACTGAAGAAATCAAAGGGTATCAATTATTTAAAGACTATGGATGCAGCAGCTGTCATCAAGGAATGAACGTAGGTGGTAACATGAGGCAAAAATTTGGTGTTATGCGGCCTTATTTTAATGAAAGTAATATAAAACTACGAGATTATGGCTATTTTAATACTAGTAAAAATGAAAGTGATAAATATTTTTTTCGTGTTCCAAGCCTTAGAAATGTAAGTAAAACAGCGCCTTACTTTCATGATGCATCGGCTAAAACATTAACAAAGGCGATAAAGATAATGTTTAAATATCAGCTTGGTATTTATCCAAGTGATCAAGATGTTAAAAATATCGAAGCATTTTTAATGAGTTTGGATGCGATTTATGAATAA
- a CDS encoding CocE/NonD family hydrolase, translated as MKNTRSSIQLHYIILLLAFIFNSNQIHASPLIDLLKALVGQPVFKQSDLYTTDDNIIISAYDGIQLHANIFVPTSGSAHYPTVIFINSWGLDEYEYLTEAAKFAEQGYVVLSYSTRGFGNSQGKIATAGEQDLQDVSAVIDFLLTNYPVDETNIGLAGVSYGSGISLLSAAHDSRVSAVAAMSTWGSLTGSLYGQQTPRLIWGALLTGLGYLTGDPSDEIAQNYIGLLKQENISEITQWANLRSPLNYINELNESGTPIYLSNNFGDNLFQPNSVLTLYEALTTPKLLDLNQGTHAVGEVLGMGNAQHHVWKNVHDWFDHWLKGEQNGITHKKPVEIEVKFGQYEQFDTWPSTEISQKVLYLHEKEFDGDGDMKNTPYAPWWPKTDTVYSGLDTFATTGIPLLSYITEDYLSLPILSSMSLISSINAIRWESDWLNETLELRGINKIHLNVTPSSDKALLVAYLYDVNWAGIGTLITHAPYTILDATPNEVIKVDIDLVATAYDVPKGHYLALVIDTADILYSPPTTSLYNFKINYAQGINNTLTLSHK; from the coding sequence ATGAAAAATACTCGGTCTTCAATACAGCTTCACTATATTATTTTACTACTCGCATTTATTTTTAACTCAAATCAGATACATGCAAGCCCATTAATTGACTTGCTCAAAGCTTTAGTTGGGCAACCTGTATTTAAGCAATCTGATTTATATACGACAGATGATAACATTATAATTTCGGCTTATGATGGCATTCAATTACATGCAAATATATTTGTACCAACCAGTGGCTCAGCACACTACCCTACGGTGATATTTATAAATAGTTGGGGGCTCGATGAATATGAATATCTCACCGAAGCCGCAAAATTTGCTGAGCAAGGCTATGTCGTTTTAAGTTACTCCACCAGAGGGTTTGGTAATTCTCAGGGAAAAATAGCCACGGCGGGCGAACAAGACCTTCAAGACGTTTCTGCAGTTATCGATTTTTTATTAACAAATTACCCTGTTGATGAAACTAATATTGGTTTGGCTGGAGTGTCTTACGGTTCTGGGATCAGCCTTTTAAGTGCAGCACATGACTCCCGAGTAAGCGCAGTCGCCGCTATGAGTACATGGGGAAGTTTAACGGGTTCACTATACGGGCAACAAACGCCTAGATTAATTTGGGGAGCTTTACTTACTGGACTCGGGTATTTAACAGGCGATCCAAGTGATGAAATAGCACAAAATTACATCGGGTTATTGAAACAAGAAAATATAAGTGAGATCACTCAATGGGCAAACTTACGCTCCCCATTAAATTATATAAATGAACTCAATGAAAGCGGTACACCAATTTATTTATCTAACAATTTTGGTGATAACCTTTTTCAGCCCAATAGTGTATTAACCTTATACGAAGCATTAACAACGCCTAAATTATTAGATTTAAATCAAGGAACACATGCTGTGGGAGAAGTGCTTGGAATGGGTAATGCACAGCATCATGTTTGGAAAAATGTCCATGATTGGTTTGATCATTGGCTAAAGGGTGAACAAAATGGCATTACACATAAAAAGCCTGTCGAAATAGAAGTGAAATTTGGACAATACGAGCAATTTGACACTTGGCCAAGCACTGAGATTTCACAAAAGGTTTTGTACCTTCATGAAAAAGAATTTGATGGCGATGGTGATATGAAAAACACTCCCTATGCACCTTGGTGGCCAAAAACCGATACTGTTTATTCAGGATTAGATACTTTTGCGACAACAGGTATTCCATTACTTTCATATATCACAGAAGACTATTTATCATTACCTATTCTTTCCAGTATGAGTTTGATCAGTTCAATCAATGCGATTCGATGGGAATCTGATTGGCTAAATGAAACATTAGAATTAAGAGGCATAAACAAGATACACCTTAATGTTACGCCATCATCAGATAAAGCTTTGTTAGTTGCGTATTTGTACGATGTAAACTGGGCAGGCATAGGCACTTTAATTACGCATGCACCCTATACTATTTTAGATGCGACGCCCAATGAAGTAATAAAAGTAGATATAGACCTAGTAGCAACAGCATATGATGTACCTAAAGGTCATTACTTAGCACTTGTTATAGATACAGCTGACATTTTATATAGTCCACCTACAACATCACTTTACAATTTTAAAATAAATTATGCGCAAGGTATTAACAATACTCTAACTTTATCTCACAAATAA
- a CDS encoding class I SAM-dependent methyltransferase translates to MSNLKTLFKSSVVTAGILCATMVNAHSEHSHGASALDKAISGEYRSDKNKSRDMYRNPKETLEFFGFKPSMTVVEVAPGGAWYSEILAPALKEKGQFYGAQYPDTGEDNYYSKARKRLEKKLTSNEIFSKMKLTDFTPKKPSVLAPKGTADLVLTFRNLHNWKEEGVSQLFKDAYVALKPGGALGVVEHRMPESQDWETNKKSGYFPASLTIKLAEEAGFKLAASSEINANAKDTADHPKGVWTLPPVLALKDKDRAKYMAIGESDRMTLKFVKAGAKL, encoded by the coding sequence ATGTCAAACTTAAAAACACTTTTTAAAAGTTCAGTTGTTACAGCTGGTATTTTATGTGCCACTATGGTTAATGCTCACAGCGAACATAGTCATGGTGCATCAGCTTTAGATAAAGCAATTTCAGGTGAATATCGCTCAGATAAAAACAAAAGTCGTGATATGTACCGTAATCCAAAAGAAACTTTAGAGTTTTTTGGCTTTAAACCTTCAATGACAGTTGTTGAAGTTGCACCAGGCGGTGCTTGGTATAGTGAAATTCTAGCGCCAGCGTTAAAAGAAAAAGGCCAGTTTTATGGTGCACAATATCCTGATACTGGAGAAGATAACTACTATAGTAAAGCTCGTAAAAGATTAGAAAAAAAATTAACAAGCAATGAAATTTTTAGCAAAATGAAGCTTACTGATTTTACACCTAAAAAACCAAGTGTATTAGCGCCAAAAGGCACTGCAGATTTAGTTTTAACTTTTAGAAATCTACATAATTGGAAAGAAGAAGGTGTTAGCCAGTTATTTAAAGATGCATATGTTGCATTAAAACCGGGAGGTGCACTAGGCGTTGTAGAGCATAGAATGCCTGAATCTCAAGATTGGGAAACAAATAAGAAAAGCGGTTACTTTCCAGCTTCTTTAACAATAAAATTGGCAGAAGAAGCTGGTTTTAAGCTTGCTGCAAGCAGTGAAATTAACGCAAATGCAAAAGATACAGCTGATCACCCTAAAGGTGTTTGGACACTACCACCAGTATTAGCACTTAAAGATAAAGACCGTGCTAAATATATGGCAATAGGTGAAAGTGATCGTATGACTTTAAAGTTTGTTAAAGCGGGCGCTAAACTTTAA
- a CDS encoding glycoside hydrolase family 19 protein: MFRIKKQTLVSMLFILPSITTINAVNADTSQQVASTSFEAFKPNGVYLGGDQVFYSASLFEARYWTQGDTPDKTNQWGPWKFLRECEGGNTGECSSGGDTTEPGNPSGPQPKPGGGYTMLKSEILAHELSLTDTPLFVEVKASIATLDNQIVEAVKPGRVTNPENVKRVEQIIDEASWVNTFPDRDAAYTYTKFLKSIAKFSGFCATYDDGRDSDAICRKSLATMFAHFTQETGGHDPNSAIEEWRQGLVYVREAGCGEDGPNCPYNAECSPDTWQGQTWQCGTNADGSYKKYFGRGAKQLSYNYNYGPFSQAMFGDTKVLLDDPERVATSWLNIASAVFFFAYPASPKPSMLHVIDGTWLPNEHDTANGIKPGFGATTNVINGGIECGHGYEKPQSVNRIAYYKAHANNLNVPIEANEELGCKDQKRFDKNGAGALLVYWDQDWGYYPENPEGKSFACKLVGYQTRHFALQQGDYQKCVEHYFDVEVVE, translated from the coding sequence GTGTTTAGAATAAAAAAACAAACATTAGTGAGCATGTTGTTTATATTGCCCAGCATTACCACTATTAATGCAGTTAATGCAGATACCAGTCAACAAGTTGCATCAACAAGCTTTGAAGCCTTCAAACCTAATGGAGTTTATTTAGGAGGAGATCAGGTCTTTTATAGTGCATCACTTTTTGAAGCGAGATATTGGACACAAGGTGATACGCCGGATAAAACAAATCAATGGGGACCTTGGAAATTTTTAAGGGAATGTGAAGGTGGTAACACAGGCGAATGCTCAAGTGGTGGTGATACGACTGAACCTGGTAATCCATCTGGTCCACAGCCAAAACCGGGTGGTGGATATACTATGCTTAAAAGTGAAATTTTAGCTCATGAATTAAGTTTAACGGATACACCATTATTTGTTGAAGTTAAAGCGTCAATTGCGACATTAGATAATCAAATAGTGGAAGCTGTAAAACCTGGACGTGTGACTAACCCCGAAAACGTTAAACGTGTAGAGCAAATTATTGATGAAGCATCTTGGGTCAATACATTCCCTGATCGTGATGCGGCTTATACTTATACAAAATTTTTAAAATCTATCGCTAAATTTTCAGGTTTTTGTGCAACTTATGATGATGGGCGAGATTCTGATGCGATTTGTCGTAAGTCTTTAGCGACTATGTTTGCTCACTTTACGCAGGAAACCGGTGGTCACGATCCTAATTCTGCTATTGAAGAATGGCGACAAGGCTTAGTATATGTACGTGAAGCTGGTTGTGGTGAAGATGGACCTAATTGTCCCTATAACGCGGAGTGTTCTCCTGATACTTGGCAAGGTCAAACATGGCAATGTGGTACAAATGCAGATGGCAGTTATAAAAAATACTTTGGTCGTGGTGCTAAACAGTTAAGCTATAACTACAATTATGGGCCATTTTCACAAGCTATGTTTGGGGATACTAAAGTATTATTAGATGATCCTGAGCGCGTAGCTACTAGCTGGTTAAATATCGCATCAGCTGTGTTCTTTTTTGCTTATCCAGCATCTCCAAAACCTAGCATGTTACATGTTATAGATGGTACTTGGCTACCAAATGAACATGATACAGCCAATGGTATAAAGCCTGGATTTGGTGCTACAACTAATGTTATTAATGGTGGTATTGAATGTGGTCATGGTTATGAAAAACCACAGTCAGTTAATCGTATTGCTTATTATAAAGCCCATGCAAATAATCTGAATGTGCCTATTGAAGCCAATGAAGAATTAGGTTGTAAAGATCAAAAGCGTTTTGATAAAAATGGTGCTGGAGCACTTTTAGTTTACTGGGATCAAGATTGGGGTTACTACCCTGAAAACCCAGAGGGCAAATCATTCGCTTGTAAACTAGTTGGTTATCAAACCCGTCACTTTGCATTACAGCAAGGTGATTATCAAAAATGTGTTGAACACTATTTCGATGTTGAAGTTGTAGAATAA